The Caproicibacterium lactatifermentans genome contains a region encoding:
- the rpsD gene encoding 30S ribosomal protein S4 gives MARNMQPVLKRCKTLGTSPAVMGINKNSIRNPKQGRRKQSEYATQLNEKQKAKFIYGVQERQFRHYYKMATNTTGVTGENLLRLLERRLDNVVYRLGFANTRREARQMVTHGHITVNGKRLDICSALVKVGDVVSIAEKSRSSQHVKDILEKNAATAVPKWLQINHDKVEGTVLAMPERSDIDFDINETLIVELYSK, from the coding sequence ATGGCCAGAAATATGCAGCCTGTCCTGAAGCGGTGCAAGACACTGGGCACCAGCCCCGCCGTTATGGGCATCAATAAAAATTCAATCCGCAACCCCAAGCAGGGCCGCCGCAAACAGAGTGAATATGCTACCCAGCTGAACGAAAAGCAGAAGGCAAAATTCATTTACGGCGTGCAGGAAAGACAGTTCCGCCATTACTACAAAATGGCAACCAACACCACCGGTGTGACAGGTGAAAACCTGCTGCGTCTGCTGGAGCGCCGCCTGGACAACGTTGTCTACCGCCTGGGCTTTGCAAACACTCGCCGCGAGGCACGCCAGATGGTCACCCACGGCCACATTACTGTAAACGGCAAGCGCCTGGACATCTGCTCCGCACTTGTTAAAGTGGGCGATGTTGTCTCCATCGCGGAGAAGAGCCGCTCATCCCAGCATGTAAAAGACATTCTGGAGAAGAATGCTGCTACTGCTGTGCCGAAGTGGCTGCAGATTAACCATGACAAGGTGGAGGGCACTGTCCTTGCCATGCCCGAAAGAAGCGACATTGACTTTGATATCAATGAAACGCTTATCGTTGAGTTGTACTCCAAATAA
- the infA gene encoding translation initiation factor IF-1, which translates to MSKQDVIETEGTVVEALPNAMFKVELQNHHMILAHISGKLRMNFIRILPGDKVTVEMSPYDLTQGRITWRTK; encoded by the coding sequence ATGTCTAAGCAGGACGTTATAGAGACCGAGGGTACCGTAGTAGAGGCCCTGCCCAATGCAATGTTTAAGGTAGAGCTGCAAAATCATCACATGATTTTGGCCCATATCTCCGGCAAACTGCGTATGAATTTCATTCGCATCCTGCCCGGCGACAAGGTTACCGTAGAGATGTCCCCCTACGACCTGACCCAGGGCCGCATCACGTGGCGTACCAAATAA
- the rpsK gene encoding 30S ribosomal protein S11 — protein MPANKGAAGKKAATTRRRRERKNIDRGAAHIQSTFNNTIVTITDMQGNAVSWASSGELGFRGSRKSTPFAAQTAAETAAKGAVEHGMKTVDVYVKGPGSGREAAIRALQNAGLEVTMIKDVTPVPHNGCRPPKRRRV, from the coding sequence ATGCCAGCAAACAAAGGCGCAGCCGGCAAGAAGGCTGCTACCACGCGCCGCCGCCGCGAACGTAAAAATATCGACCGCGGTGCCGCGCATATCCAGTCCACATTTAACAACACCATTGTAACCATTACCGATATGCAGGGCAATGCTGTTTCTTGGGCAAGCTCTGGTGAGCTGGGCTTCCGCGGAAGCAGAAAGTCCACCCCCTTTGCCGCTCAGACCGCTGCTGAAACGGCTGCCAAAGGCGCTGTAGAGCACGGAATGAAGACCGTTGACGTTTACGTTAAGGGCCCGGGCTCCGGCCGCGAGGCCGCTATCCGTGCGCTGCAGAACGCAGGCCTGGAGGTCACCATGATTAAAGACGTGACCCCTGTTCCCCACAACGGATGCCGTCCTCCCAAAAGAAGACGTGTCTAA
- the rpsM gene encoding 30S ribosomal protein S13, protein MARIAGIDLPRDKRVEIALTYIFGIGRKTATDICAATGVNPDLRVRDMNEDDAAKLREYIDHHCRVEGDLRRDVAFDIKRLTEINCYRGTRHRKGLPVHGQRTKTNARTCKGPVKTMANKKK, encoded by the coding sequence ATGGCTCGTATAGCAGGTATTGACTTGCCAAGAGACAAACGCGTCGAGATCGCCTTGACTTATATCTTTGGTATCGGCCGCAAGACCGCCACGGATATCTGCGCCGCGACCGGCGTGAATCCTGACCTGCGCGTGCGCGACATGAACGAGGACGACGCCGCAAAGCTCAGAGAATATATTGACCATCACTGCCGCGTAGAGGGCGACCTGCGCCGTGACGTGGCATTCGACATTAAGCGGCTGACAGAAATTAACTGCTACCGCGGTACCCGTCATCGCAAGGGTCTGCCGGTACACGGTCAGCGTACCAAGACCAACGCCAGAACCTGTAAGGGTCCGGTTAAGACGATGGCTAACAAGAAGAAGTAA
- the rpmJ gene encoding 50S ribosomal protein L36, with translation MKVRPSVKKMCEKCKIIKRKGKVMVICENPKHKQRQG, from the coding sequence ATGAAAGTAAGACCTTCTGTTAAAAAAATGTGCGAAAAGTGCAAGATTATTAAGCGCAAGGGCAAAGTCATGGTGATCTGTGAAAACCCGAAGCACAAACAGCGTCAGGGCTAA